In a genomic window of Helianthus annuus cultivar XRQ/B chromosome 10, HanXRQr2.0-SUNRISE, whole genome shotgun sequence:
- the LOC110886066 gene encoding tabersonine-19-hydroxy-O-acetyltransferase, with product MMIVNLLRSARRQLHTIISHETIKPSSPTPSHLHTYNLSELDLLNPKAYIPLLLFYPNNPNCTLTTHQKSTVLKKSLSQSLTQHYPFAGRLFTPTTPSYIDCNDQGVVFVEARNDSQLDTFQHMTGQDETLGQLFADGVVHYMPPSITNVVRVQVNHFSCGGLGVALSMSHLVGDACSLGSFLSHWASVARYGSSDHRQVLPMKPHFIHYPRSESIRAPAPNGDRDINQIRIFGVRRFVFRNSKLSELKNKVVFEAGGSINNPTRVEVLTSMLYTTAVKAAATKSGTFKPSYLFFMVNMRDKFVEKLPQTTIGNFVSLMMVPTRHTSDTSISSVVAEIKKQKLEFEGIQSVQQLAENTKSSKVRNQDLENIGEGSYYCSSLCGFPYSKLDFGWGKPMGTTLATKSTGKNGFVLMDKADGDGIEALVMLEEEHMKIFENDKEMLSYCQSDSI from the coding sequence CCGAACTCGATCTACTCAACCCAAAAGCCTACATCCCACTCCTCCTCTTCTACCCCAACAATCCCAATTGCACATTAACCACTCACCAAAAATCCACCGTACTGAAAAAATCACTATCCCAAAGCCTAACACAACACTATCCTTTCGCCGGCCGGTTATTCACACCCACAACACCATCCTACATCGATTGTAACGACCAAGGAGTCGTGTTTGTTGAGGCCAGGAATGACAGCCAACTGGATACTTTCCAACATATGACAGGACAAGATGAAACATTGGGCCAACTTTTTGCTGATGGTGTTGTTCACTACATGCCTCCTAGCATCACGAATGTGGTTCGGGTTCAAGTTAATCATTTTTCTTGTGGTGGACTCGGGGTAGCATTGTCAATGTCGCATCTAGTTGGGGATGCTTGTAGTCTTGGCTCGTTTCTTAGCCATTGGGCTTCCGTGGCCCGTTATGGCTCGAGTGACCATCGTCAAGTACTGCCTATGAAGCCTCATTTCATTCACTACCCGCGTAGCGAATCTATTCGTGCTCCTGCTCCTAATGGTGATCGTGATATCAATCAAATACGTATTTTCGGGGTGAGGAGATTTGTTTTTCGTAACTCGAAATTAAGTGAGCTAAAAAACAAGGTCGTGTTTGAGGCGGGTGGGTCTATAAACAATCCTACACGGGTTGAAGTATTGACATCTATGCTTTACACTACCGCAGTGAAGGCAGCAGCCACAAAATCGGGCACGTTTAAGCCGTCTTATTTGTTTTTCATGGTTAATATGCGTGATAAATTCGTCGAAAAGCTGCCGCAAACTACCATAGGGAATTTTGTGTCACTTATGATGGTGCCCACCAGGCATACAAGTGACACTTCGATAAGTTCGGTTGTTGCGGAGATAAAGAAACAGAAGTTAGAGTTTGAAGGGATCCAGAGTGTTCAACAGCTAGCTGAGAACACTAAATCGTCGAAAGTGAGAAATCAAGATTTAGAGAACATTGGCGAGGGGTCGTATTATTGTTCGAGCTTATGCGGGTTTCCTTATAGCAAACTGGACTTCGGATGGGGAAAGCCGATGGGTACAACTCTTGCGACTAAATCAACAGGTAAAAATGGTTTTGTGTTGATGGATAAAGCGGATGGTGATGGTATTGAAGCGTTGGTGATGTTGGAAGAAGAACATATGAAGATATTTGAGAATGACAAGGAGATGCTATCATATTGCCAAAGTGATTCTatttga
- the LOC110886068 gene encoding guanine nucleotide-binding protein subunit beta-2 isoform X1, with translation MSTVAELKERHIAATETLNSLRERLKERRLQLLDTDVASYARAQGKTPVSFGPTDLVCCRILQGHTGKLVCCLLFVLELGVSLEAASLSLGIEVYSLDWTPEKNRIVSASQDGRLIVWNALTSQKTHAIKLPCAWVMTCAFSPNGQSVACGGLDSMCSIFNLSTPLDKDSNLPVSRTLSGHKGYVSSCQYVPDNDSHLITGSGDQTCGLWDITTGLRTSVFGGEFQSGHTADVLSVSINGSNTRMFVSGSCDATARLWDTRVASRAVRTFYGHEGDVNSVKFFPDGNRFGTGSDDGTCRLFDIRTGHQLQVYPPHQQNGDNNTPNPNVTSIAFSISGRLLFASYSNGDCFVWDTLLAEVVLNLGTLQNSHEARVSCLGLAADGSALCTGSWDTSLKIWAFGGHRTVI, from the exons ATGTCCACCGTTGCAGAGCTTAAAGAGAGGCACATAGCTGCAACTGAAACTCTCAATTCTCTCAGAGAACGCTTGAAGGAACGACGGCTTCAGTTGTTAGATACAGACG TTGCGAGTTATGCGAGAGCGCAGGGGAAGACTCCGGTTAGTTTTGGCCCCACGGATCTGGTTTGTTGCCGGATTTTGCAGGGGCATACTGGCAAG TTAgtttgttgtttgttgtttgttctCGAGCTgggggtctctctggaagcagcctctctatctctagggatagag GTGTACTCACTTGACTGGACTCCTGAAAAGAATCGTATAGTTAGTGCATCTCAAGACGGAAGATTAATAGTTTGGAACGCTCTCACAAGTCAGAAAACCCACGCCATAAAACTCCCATGTGCATGGGTTATGACATGTGCTTTTTCTCCAAACGGGCAGTCAGTTGCATGTGGTGGTCTCGATAGCATGTGTTCCATCTTTAACCTCAGCACACCGCTCGACAAAGATAGTAATTTACCGGTTTCAAGAACGCTGAGTGGACACAAGGGTTATGTGTCATCTTGTCAATATGTTCCGGATAATGATTCTCACCTTATTACCGGCTCTGGTGATCAAACTTGTGGACTATGGGATATAACTACAGGATTAAGAACGTCTGTTTTTGGAGGGGAGTTTCAGTCAGGGCATACCGCAGATGTTTTAAG CGTGTCTATCAACGGGTCAAATACAAGAATGTTTGTCTCTGGGTCTTGTGATGCAACAGCACGTCTTTGGGACACACGTGTTGCAAGTCGAGCAGTAAGAACGTTTTATGGCCATGAAGGGGATGTTAATTCCGTAAAGTTCTTCCCGGATGGAAACAGGTTTGGAACTGGATCAGATGACGGTACTTGCAGACTTTTTGACATTAGAACCGGACACCAGCTCCAGGTGTACCCGCCACATCAGCAAAATGGGGATAACAACACCCCTAATCCTAACGTTACCTCTATTGCTTTCTCCATATCAGGGCGTCTGCTCTTTGCTAGTTATTCAAATGGTGATTGCTTTGTATGGGATACTCTATTGGCAGAG GTTGTTTTAAATCTTGGAACGCTTCAGAACTCACATGAGGCTCGTGTGAGCTGTCTGGGTTTGGCTGCTGATGGCAGTGCTTTGTGCACAGGAAGTTGGGATACAAGTCTTAAG ATTTGGGCTTTTGGAGGGCACAGGACAGTGATATGA
- the LOC110886068 gene encoding guanine nucleotide-binding protein subunit beta-2 isoform X2 has protein sequence MSTVAELKERHIAATETLNSLRERLKERRLQLLDTDVASYARAQGKTPVSFGPTDLVCCRILQGHTGKVYSLDWTPEKNRIVSASQDGRLIVWNALTSQKTHAIKLPCAWVMTCAFSPNGQSVACGGLDSMCSIFNLSTPLDKDSNLPVSRTLSGHKGYVSSCQYVPDNDSHLITGSGDQTCGLWDITTGLRTSVFGGEFQSGHTADVLSVSINGSNTRMFVSGSCDATARLWDTRVASRAVRTFYGHEGDVNSVKFFPDGNRFGTGSDDGTCRLFDIRTGHQLQVYPPHQQNGDNNTPNPNVTSIAFSISGRLLFASYSNGDCFVWDTLLAEVVLNLGTLQNSHEARVSCLGLAADGSALCTGSWDTSLKIWAFGGHRTVI, from the exons ATGTCCACCGTTGCAGAGCTTAAAGAGAGGCACATAGCTGCAACTGAAACTCTCAATTCTCTCAGAGAACGCTTGAAGGAACGACGGCTTCAGTTGTTAGATACAGACG TTGCGAGTTATGCGAGAGCGCAGGGGAAGACTCCGGTTAGTTTTGGCCCCACGGATCTGGTTTGTTGCCGGATTTTGCAGGGGCATACTGGCAAG GTGTACTCACTTGACTGGACTCCTGAAAAGAATCGTATAGTTAGTGCATCTCAAGACGGAAGATTAATAGTTTGGAACGCTCTCACAAGTCAGAAAACCCACGCCATAAAACTCCCATGTGCATGGGTTATGACATGTGCTTTTTCTCCAAACGGGCAGTCAGTTGCATGTGGTGGTCTCGATAGCATGTGTTCCATCTTTAACCTCAGCACACCGCTCGACAAAGATAGTAATTTACCGGTTTCAAGAACGCTGAGTGGACACAAGGGTTATGTGTCATCTTGTCAATATGTTCCGGATAATGATTCTCACCTTATTACCGGCTCTGGTGATCAAACTTGTGGACTATGGGATATAACTACAGGATTAAGAACGTCTGTTTTTGGAGGGGAGTTTCAGTCAGGGCATACCGCAGATGTTTTAAG CGTGTCTATCAACGGGTCAAATACAAGAATGTTTGTCTCTGGGTCTTGTGATGCAACAGCACGTCTTTGGGACACACGTGTTGCAAGTCGAGCAGTAAGAACGTTTTATGGCCATGAAGGGGATGTTAATTCCGTAAAGTTCTTCCCGGATGGAAACAGGTTTGGAACTGGATCAGATGACGGTACTTGCAGACTTTTTGACATTAGAACCGGACACCAGCTCCAGGTGTACCCGCCACATCAGCAAAATGGGGATAACAACACCCCTAATCCTAACGTTACCTCTATTGCTTTCTCCATATCAGGGCGTCTGCTCTTTGCTAGTTATTCAAATGGTGATTGCTTTGTATGGGATACTCTATTGGCAGAG GTTGTTTTAAATCTTGGAACGCTTCAGAACTCACATGAGGCTCGTGTGAGCTGTCTGGGTTTGGCTGCTGATGGCAGTGCTTTGTGCACAGGAAGTTGGGATACAAGTCTTAAG ATTTGGGCTTTTGGAGGGCACAGGACAGTGATATGA
- the LOC110886067 gene encoding glucan endo-1,3-beta-D-glucosidase, whose amino-acid sequence MALPATSIHKFFTLFTFLLHLSSFTSSQSFIGVNYGLVADNLPAPEATAKLLQSTAIEKVRMYGADPGMIRALANTGIGIVIGAANGDIPALASDPNFATQWVNSNVLAYPDSNIIVITVGNEVMTAVDQSLVPLCLPAMQNVQNALNAASLGGKIKVSTVHSMAVLGSSDPPSSAVFNSGFSDTMRSLLKFHSANGSPFMINPYPFFAFQSDTRPETLAFCLFQPNAGRVDSGNGIKYMNMFDAQVDAVRSALNAMGFKDVEIVVAETGWAYKGDPNEAGPSIENAKAYNGNLINHLRSKVGTPLMPGKSVDTYIFALYDENLKPGPGSERSFGLFKPDLSMTYDVGLSKNSQTPTTPTPTSPTPTTPTTPATPSPVQAAGWCVPKPGVSDAQLQSNLDYVCSQGLDCGPLQPGGACFEPNTVASHASYAMNLLYQTAGRNPWNCDFLQTATLTSNNPSYNGCIYPGGV is encoded by the exons ATGGCACTCCCGGCGACTTCCATACATAAGTTTTTCACTCTATTCACCTTCCTACTGCACCTTTCTAGCTTTACTA GTTCGCAATCGTTTATAGGTGTGAACTATGGTTTGGTTGCCGACAATCTGCCGGCGCCGGAGGCTACGGCGAAGTTGCTACAGTCGACGGCGATAGAGAAAGTGAGGATGTACGGTGCGGATCCGGGGATGATCCGTGCGTTAGCGAATACGGGGATCGGGATCGTGATCGGAGCAGCGAATGGGGATATACCGGCATTGGCGTCGGACCCGAATTTCGCGACTCAGTGGGTTAACTCGAACGTGTTGGCTTATCCGGATAGTAATATTATTGTGATTACTGTTGGGAATGAAGTTATGACTGCTGTTGACCAAAGTCTTGTGCCGCTTTGTTTGCCTGCCATGCAAAATGTCCAAAACGCCCTTAATGCAG CATCATTAGGTGGAAAAATCAAGGTGTCAACGGTGCATTCGATGGCAGTGCTGGGAAGCTCAGATCCACCATCTTCGGCTGTGTTTAATTCCGGGTTCAGCGACACAATGAGATCGTTGTTGAAGTTCCACAGTGCAAACGGGTCGCCATTCATGATCAACCCCTACCCATTTTTCGCTTTCCAGAGTGACACACGGCCTGAAACGTTGGCGTTTTGTCTCTTCCAACCCAACGCAGGCCGAGTCGACTCAGGCAACGGTATCAAGTACATGAACATGTTCGATGCACAG GTGGATGCTGTAAGATCTGCTCTAAATGCAATGGGGTTCAAAGACGTTGAAATAGTGGTTGCGGAAACAGGATGGGCTTACAAAGGTGACCCGAATGAGGCGGGACCCAGCATCGAGAACGCTAAAGCCTACAACGGTAATTTGATCAACCATCTAAGATCAAAGGTAGGAACACCATTGATGCCTGGAAAATCCGTCGATACCTATATATTTGCACTCTATGACGAGAATTTGAAGCCTGGGCCGGGCTCTGAGAGATCATTCGGGCTTTTTAAACCTGACCTATCCATGACTTATGACGTGGGTCTTTCCAAAAATAGCCAG ACTCCCACAACACCGACACCAACATCACCAACGCCAACAACTCCTACAACTCCAGCAACACCATCACCGGTCCAAGCAGCAGGGTGGTGTGTACCCAAACCAGGTGTATCAGATGCACAATTGCAATCAAATCTAGACTATGTATGTAGCCAAGGTCTTGATTGTGGTCCCCTTCAACCGGGTGGTGCATGTTTCGAGCCTAACACCGTAGCATCACATGCTTCTTATGCAATGAACCTGCTTTATCAAACTGCTGGTAGGAACCCGTGGAATTGCGACTTTCTTCAAACAGCTACACTCACATCTAATAATCCTA GTTACAATGGTTGTATTTATCCTGGAGGAGTATGA